The following proteins come from a genomic window of Aspergillus luchuensis IFO 4308 DNA, chromosome 3, nearly complete sequence:
- a CDS encoding uncharacterized protein (COG:S;~EggNog:ENOG410PSJR;~InterPro:IPR013865;~PFAM:PF08555;~antiSMASH:Cluster_3.1) — protein sequence MVPSEYSTPGGGGKLKLKGSKTSNGRIEKKKKKSSSSSSKKSSVPGSGEENEQQKNQQEQQLTTTTSATASGAEEEPRTDEHEPSSASGSAGAGKTEAERKYEEMRRKRLQERLKREGVKTHKERVEELNKYLSRLSEHHDMPKIGPG from the exons atggTACCAAGCGAATACTCCACCCCCGGTGGAGGCGGCAAATTAAAACTGAAAGGCTCCAAGACCAGCAACGGTcgaatagagaagaaaaagaagaagagcagcagcagcagcagcaagaaatcGTCGGTTCCAGGCagtggagaggagaatgagcagcagaagaatcagcaggagcagcaacTTACAACGACAACATCAGCGACGGCAAGTGGCGCTGAAGAGGAACCTCGCACTGATGAACATGAACCTTCCTCAGCATCTGGCTCTGCGGGAGCTGGGAAGACCgaagcggagaggaagtATGAGGAGATGAGGCGGAAGAGG CTGCAAGAGCGCCTGAAACGAGAAGGGGTCAAAACTCACAAAGAGCGCGTCGAAGAATTAAACAAATATTTGAGCAGACTAAGTGAACATCATGATAT GCCAAAAATTGGACCGGgctaa